A genomic segment from Vicinamibacterales bacterium encodes:
- a CDS encoding glycosyltransferase family 9 protein, with translation MKILLVRLGSLGDIVHALPVAAALRDRHPDAQIDWLVDARYATILGLVPAISRRVILGRYEGGRGGAPTVRDWLTTIAALRRERYDAAVDLQGLIKSALLARLSGARRVIGFGRSHLRERAAGVLYSETVDPGGAVHVVDKNLSALHAFGITDAPRRFPLVVGDLSGTGVSPVQAPAGVPPVAYALLNPGAAWPNKRWPAERFGAIAVWLHEAHGLRSLVLWGPGEERLASRIVACSEGAATQSPPTGIAEILALARGARLMLSGDTGPLHLAAAVGTPIVALFGPTMAERNGPWDPGDISLSRFDECVCHYQRRCRRDRPCIDDITLEDVRGAIDRRLAFVAKHA, from the coding sequence GTGAAGATTCTCCTCGTCCGCCTCGGCTCGCTTGGCGACATCGTGCACGCGCTGCCCGTGGCGGCGGCACTGCGCGATCGCCACCCCGATGCGCAGATCGACTGGCTGGTCGATGCGCGGTACGCAACCATCCTCGGCCTCGTGCCGGCCATCAGCCGGCGCGTGATCCTGGGACGGTACGAAGGTGGACGCGGTGGCGCGCCGACCGTGCGCGACTGGCTGACGACGATCGCGGCGCTGCGGCGGGAGCGCTACGACGCCGCGGTCGATCTCCAGGGACTGATCAAGTCCGCCCTGTTGGCGCGCCTGTCGGGCGCCCGCCGCGTGATCGGCTTCGGCCGGTCGCACCTGCGTGAGCGGGCCGCCGGCGTCCTCTACTCCGAGACGGTCGATCCGGGAGGCGCGGTTCACGTCGTGGACAAGAACCTGTCCGCGCTTCACGCGTTTGGGATCACGGACGCGCCCCGCCGATTTCCGCTCGTCGTGGGTGATCTGAGTGGCACGGGCGTCTCGCCCGTGCAGGCCCCCGCGGGCGTCCCGCCCGTGGCGTACGCCCTTCTCAATCCCGGGGCCGCGTGGCCGAACAAGCGCTGGCCGGCTGAGCGCTTTGGTGCGATCGCGGTCTGGCTGCACGAGGCGCACGGCCTGCGTTCGCTCGTGCTCTGGGGACCCGGTGAAGAGCGGCTCGCCTCGCGCATCGTCGCCTGTTCGGAGGGGGCGGCCACCCAGTCGCCGCCGACAGGCATCGCCGAAATCCTCGCGCTGGCACGCGGCGCGCGCCTGATGCTCTCCGGCGACACCGGCCCACTTCATCTCGCGGCTGCCGTCGGCACGCCAATCGTCGCGCTCTTCGGTCCGACGATGGCCGAGCGGAACGGGCCATGGGATCCGGGCGACATCTCGCTCTCGCGTTTCGACGAGTGTGTGTGTCACTATCAAAGACGGTGCCGGCGCGACCGGCCCTGTATCGACGACATCACCCTCGAGGACGTGCGTGGAGCGATCGACCGACGCCTTGCCTTCGTCGCCAAACATGCCTGA
- a CDS encoding isoprenylcysteine carboxylmethyltransferase family protein, which produces MPDLAARLARVRVPIGFVASAVALWLAHPTWGSIAVGGPIAVVGEVIRVWAAGHLEKGREVTKSGPYRVTGHPLYLGSSIIGIGFAVATYSLWVVALAIVYLGGTLGAAIRSEEASLRAKFGREYVEYRQGRTTDATRRFSLARAMRNREYRAIVGLAAALILLVLKAYLML; this is translated from the coding sequence ATGCCTGACCTGGCCGCCCGCCTTGCCCGTGTCCGCGTCCCGATCGGGTTCGTGGCGTCGGCTGTCGCCCTGTGGCTGGCACATCCAACGTGGGGATCCATCGCCGTGGGCGGGCCGATCGCCGTGGTGGGCGAGGTCATTCGCGTATGGGCGGCGGGACATCTCGAGAAAGGCCGCGAGGTGACCAAGTCGGGGCCGTACCGCGTGACGGGGCACCCGCTCTATCTCGGGTCGTCGATCATCGGCATCGGCTTCGCGGTGGCGACCTACAGCCTGTGGGTTGTGGCGCTGGCGATCGTCTATCTGGGTGGCACGCTCGGCGCCGCCATCCGGAGCGAAGAAGCGAGCCTGCGCGCGAAGTTCGGGCGCGAATACGTGGAGTACCGACAGGGACGGACGACTGACGCCACGCGTCGATTCAGTCTGGCGCGGGCGATGAGGAATCGGGAGTATCGGGCGATCGTCGGCCTCGCGGCCGCCCTGATTCTGCTCGTGCTCAAAGCGTACCTGATGCTATAA
- a CDS encoding AbrB/MazE/SpoVT family DNA-binding domain-containing protein: MYTQCISGEAVVQTRIQRWGNSLGLRIPRGLAEDAGVGAGAEVDLSIRNGELVVKPARRVKYRLEDLIRKITAKNLHGEIDTGAPAGREIW; the protein is encoded by the coding sequence ATGTATACTCAATGTATATCCGGGGAGGCGGTTGTGCAGACAAGGATCCAAAGGTGGGGCAATAGCTTGGGGCTGAGGATTCCGAGAGGACTCGCTGAAGACGCCGGAGTTGGAGCCGGCGCTGAGGTGGACCTGTCGATCCGAAACGGCGAACTGGTCGTGAAGCCGGCGAGGCGCGTGAAGTACCGACTCGAGGACTTGATCCGGAAGATCACCGCGAAGAACCTCCACGGCGAGATTGACACCGGCGCTCCCGCCGGTCGGGAGATCTGGTAG
- the mazF gene encoding endoribonuclease MazF has translation MGAAAVPARGDIVWLEFNPQAGSEQAGHRPALVVSPESYNRKVGLALVCPITSRVKGYPFEVVLPPGLETKGAILCDQIKSLDWRARRATRLGSVSGPIMEEVTARILALVDPEA, from the coding sequence GTGGGCGCCGCAGCCGTTCCGGCCCGGGGCGACATCGTGTGGTTGGAATTCAATCCCCAGGCCGGCAGCGAGCAGGCCGGCCATCGTCCCGCGCTCGTGGTATCGCCAGAATCGTACAACCGGAAGGTTGGACTGGCGCTCGTCTGCCCGATCACGTCCCGCGTGAAAGGCTACCCGTTCGAGGTGGTACTCCCCCCGGGCCTCGAGACGAAAGGCGCGATTCTGTGCGATCAGATCAAGAGCCTCGACTGGCGAGCCCGGCGCGCGACACGTCTGGGATCCGTTTCCGGACCCATCATGGAGGAAGTGACGGCCCGGATTCTCGCGCTCGTCGACCCGGAGGCATGA
- a CDS encoding type II toxin-antitoxin system VapC family toxin, translating to MNVVDSSGWLEYLADGPNAGFFAKAIEATADLVVPTISLYEVFTRVLQQRGEGDGLQAVALMHQGRVVDLSGELALAAAQLSVQLGMPMADSVVLATARACEATLWTQDADFEGVPGVKYVATQKAL from the coding sequence ATGAATGTCGTCGATTCATCGGGCTGGCTCGAGTACCTCGCTGACGGGCCGAACGCGGGTTTCTTCGCCAAGGCGATCGAAGCCACCGCGGATCTGGTCGTGCCGACCATCAGTCTGTACGAGGTGTTCACACGCGTGCTGCAGCAGCGCGGTGAGGGAGACGGCCTGCAGGCCGTAGCGCTCATGCACCAAGGGCGCGTCGTCGATCTGTCCGGGGAGTTGGCGCTGGCGGCGGCTCAGCTGTCGGTGCAGCTTGGAATGCCGATGGCTGACAGCGTCGTGCTCGCGACCGCCCGGGCGTGTGAGGCCACGCTGTGGACGCAGGATGCGGATTTCGAAGGGGTGCCGGGTGTGAAGTACGTTGCCACGCAGAAGGCGCTCTGA
- a CDS encoding glycosyl hydrolase family 28-related protein — MNRLVSTALLTIVLVSAGVASGQPQIPAAVRDRPARAGSSYYTARLSDPKAVHLEAFGAKGDGVTDDSGAIQRAVDRVQETVGQGVLFVPEGRYRLTRTIDVWPSIRLIGYGTTRPVFVLAPNSPGYQDRNAERQMVFFAGARPRATATRSGQVPSPPMSTGARGGQMAALPAGVGARGGSSDGRPGDAGPGTFYSAMTNIDIEIGEGNRGAVGVRGTYAQHCFLAHMDIRIGPGIAGVHDTGNVMEDVRFFGGTYGVWTRTPSPGWQFTAVDVYFEGQTEAAIRETMAGLTLVRPHFKNVPTAVSIDANAYDELWIKDGRMEDISGPAVIVSLEDNARTEINVENVVCRRVPTFARLRDSGKTFAAPGESYEAKVFSHGLHFTDVGATPEIADIFETTVLKAVPAPKQSDLVPLPPADTWVNVQSLGAKGDGITDDTEAFRKAIAAHQTIYLPMGYYVISDTLALRPDTVLIGLHPLVTALVLLDRTDAFQGVGGPKPVVEAPRAGTNVMIGLGIYTNGINPRAVGVKWMAGKDSMMNDVRLLGGHGTNNLDGTRATPYNNNRTADADPTRRWDSQYPSLWVTDGGGGTFFDIWTPSSFASAGMLISDTATEGRIYQMSSEHHVRHEIQIRNAANWRIYAMQTEEERGEGGFALPLEIDNSHDITFANFHLYRVISSYQPFPWAVKMTASGNIRFRNFHSYSNSKVAFDASVFDETHNTEIRQREFAWLDVSGAAPVPRVAESPVVLEAGSKVRKLAGGFFNISGGVTHPSGDFYFVDAYRQRIYRWNAVTGQVSTERDAPLDPVNLAVDKAGNLMVVSYAGTGTVYAFKPGTPIDQVQLLTAVDGAPRPGLTAVRAVGEWRVATDRATSLPAPKTLHYLSPDGTTYIAADRDFATGASSWGVKGADLLRAFGLASGRPGQAFYLTSEAEVVTWRGTLAPDGNLTDVKPFVQQGGEGVAVDARGNVYLAAGHIYVYDPAGKLIDTIETPERPTQIVFGGKDGRTLFITARTSLYSVRTKVAGR, encoded by the coding sequence ATGAACCGACTCGTCTCGACGGCGCTCCTGACGATTGTCCTGGTCTCAGCGGGCGTTGCCAGCGGTCAGCCCCAGATACCGGCCGCAGTCAGGGACCGGCCGGCCCGGGCCGGGTCGTCGTACTACACGGCGCGACTGAGCGATCCGAAGGCGGTCCACCTCGAGGCGTTCGGCGCGAAAGGCGACGGCGTCACAGACGACTCAGGCGCGATCCAGAGGGCGGTGGACCGGGTCCAGGAAACCGTCGGGCAAGGGGTCCTCTTCGTGCCGGAGGGCCGGTACCGGCTCACCAGGACCATCGACGTGTGGCCGTCGATCCGGCTGATCGGGTACGGGACAACACGCCCCGTCTTCGTGCTCGCGCCGAACTCGCCGGGCTACCAGGACCGGAACGCCGAGCGACAGATGGTCTTCTTCGCCGGCGCGAGGCCACGCGCGACAGCCACCCGGAGCGGCCAGGTTCCGTCACCACCGATGAGTACCGGAGCCCGCGGCGGACAGATGGCTGCGCTTCCAGCCGGAGTTGGCGCCCGTGGGGGATCGTCAGACGGCCGTCCTGGCGACGCCGGCCCCGGGACGTTCTACTCGGCGATGACCAACATCGACATCGAGATTGGCGAGGGGAACCGCGGCGCGGTCGGCGTGCGCGGCACGTACGCCCAGCACTGTTTCCTGGCCCACATGGACATCCGCATCGGGCCCGGGATTGCCGGCGTGCACGACACGGGGAACGTCATGGAGGACGTTCGCTTCTTCGGCGGCACCTACGGCGTCTGGACGCGGACGCCGTCGCCCGGCTGGCAGTTCACGGCGGTGGACGTCTACTTCGAGGGACAGACGGAAGCTGCCATCCGCGAGACGATGGCAGGCCTGACGCTGGTTCGGCCGCACTTCAAGAACGTGCCGACGGCCGTCTCCATCGACGCGAACGCCTACGACGAACTCTGGATCAAGGACGGGCGCATGGAGGACATCTCTGGTCCGGCGGTGATCGTCAGCCTCGAGGACAATGCGCGGACGGAGATCAACGTCGAGAACGTGGTGTGCCGGCGCGTTCCAACGTTCGCTCGGCTCCGTGACAGCGGGAAAACGTTCGCTGCGCCCGGCGAGAGCTACGAAGCAAAGGTGTTCTCTCACGGCCTGCACTTTACCGACGTCGGGGCGACGCCCGAGATCGCGGACATCTTCGAGACGACCGTGCTGAAAGCAGTGCCCGCTCCGAAGCAGTCCGACCTGGTTCCCCTTCCGCCCGCCGACACGTGGGTGAACGTCCAGTCGCTCGGCGCAAAGGGCGATGGCATCACCGACGACACGGAGGCCTTTCGCAAGGCGATTGCCGCCCACCAGACCATCTACCTGCCGATGGGCTACTACGTGATCAGCGACACGCTGGCGCTGAGGCCGGACACGGTGCTGATCGGCCTGCACCCGCTGGTGACGGCACTCGTGCTGCTCGACCGGACCGACGCCTTCCAGGGCGTTGGCGGCCCCAAGCCCGTGGTGGAAGCGCCACGCGCTGGAACGAACGTGATGATCGGCCTGGGCATCTACACGAACGGGATCAACCCGCGCGCGGTTGGTGTGAAGTGGATGGCCGGGAAGGACTCGATGATGAACGACGTCCGGCTGCTGGGCGGCCACGGCACCAACAATCTCGACGGAACCCGGGCGACCCCTTACAACAACAATCGCACGGCCGACGCCGACCCGACCCGGCGCTGGGACAGCCAGTATCCGAGCCTGTGGGTCACCGACGGCGGCGGTGGGACGTTCTTCGACATCTGGACGCCGAGCAGCTTCGCGAGCGCCGGCATGCTGATCTCGGACACGGCGACCGAGGGTCGGATCTACCAGATGTCGAGCGAACACCATGTGCGGCACGAGATCCAGATCAGGAACGCCGCGAACTGGCGGATCTACGCGATGCAAACCGAGGAAGAGCGCGGCGAAGGCGGCTTCGCGCTGCCGCTCGAGATTGACAACTCGCACGACATCACCTTCGCGAACTTCCACCTGTACCGCGTCATCAGCTCCTACCAGCCGTTCCCGTGGGCGGTGAAGATGACGGCCTCGGGGAACATCAGGTTCCGCAACTTCCATTCCTACAGCAACAGCAAGGTGGCGTTCGACGCGTCCGTCTTCGACGAGACCCACAACACCGAGATCCGGCAGCGGGAGTTCGCGTGGCTGGACGTCTCTGGCGCGGCCCCGGTACCGAGAGTCGCGGAGTCGCCGGTGGTGCTCGAGGCTGGTTCGAAGGTGCGGAAGCTGGCTGGCGGCTTCTTCAACATCTCGGGGGGCGTGACGCACCCTTCGGGTGACTTCTACTTCGTCGACGCCTACCGGCAGCGGATCTACCGTTGGAATGCCGTCACCGGCCAAGTCTCGACCGAGCGCGACGCGCCGCTCGATCCCGTCAACCTCGCGGTGGACAAGGCGGGCAACCTGATGGTGGTGTCCTACGCGGGCACCGGGACCGTCTACGCGTTCAAGCCGGGCACGCCCATTGACCAGGTGCAACTGCTCACGGCGGTTGACGGCGCGCCGCGCCCGGGCCTGACCGCGGTGCGCGCGGTCGGCGAGTGGCGAGTCGCCACGGACCGGGCTACTAGCCTCCCGGCACCGAAGACGCTCCACTACCTGTCGCCGGATGGCACGACGTACATCGCGGCCGACAGGGACTTCGCCACCGGCGCGTCGAGTTGGGGTGTCAAGGGGGCCGACCTGCTTCGCGCGTTCGGTCTCGCGTCGGGCAGGCCCGGCCAGGCGTTCTACCTGACGAGCGAGGCCGAGGTCGTGACGTGGAGAGGCACGCTCGCGCCCGATGGCAACCTGACCGACGTCAAGCCATTCGTACAGCAGGGAGGCGAAGGCGTGGCCGTGGACGCTCGGGGCAACGTCTACCTCGCGGCCGGCCACATTTACGTGTACGACCCCGCCGGCAAGCTGATCGACACGATCGAGACGCCGGAGCGGCCGACACAGATCGTGTTCGGCGGGAAGGACGGCAGGACACTGTTCATCACGGCGCGCACGTCGCTCTACAGCGTGCGCACGAAAGTGGCGGGGCGGTAG
- the bglX gene encoding beta-glucosidase BglX, which translates to MNSPKRLVAAALLALAIAPSGAFAQTLVDPRTEKKIDALLAQMTLDEKVGQLNQYSNPFDLTGPPPSAGGQKLAYEQIRKGLVGSMLNVNGAEATRKAQQLAVENSRLKIPMIFGYDVIHGYKTIFPVPLGEAASWDPAAVEHSARVAATEAAAAGQHWTFAPMVDIARDGRWGRIMEGSGEDAFLGARMAAARVRGFQGTDLAALDTIAACAKHYAAYGFAEAGRDYNTVDISEQTLRNVVLVPFKAAADAGAATFMNSFNEIGGIPSTGNVHLQRDILKGEWGFKGFVVSDWGSIREMIPHGFSADLAQAARQAITAGSDMDMESRAYIGHLSDLVKTGKVDVKLVDDAVRRVLRVKFALGLFDDPYRYSDAHREKAATLTSANLAAARDMARRSIVLLKNDGGLLPLAKGIPSIAVIGPLANDKDSPLGNWRGQGVANSAVSLLEGVKAAVGPDTKVLYAEGARLITGARTFQAPPVYNTTDRSGFPAAVEAARSADVVLLAIGEDAFQSGEGRSQADIGLKGLQDELLRAVVEANKKVVVVLMSGRPLTIGPVADAVPALLETWLLGSESGHAIADVLFGGYNPTGKLPVSFPRLVGQEPLYYGQKNTGRPGPEAGVTWSHYTDVPNEPLYPFGFGLSYTTFTYGDPRLSATEIGRDGRLQITVAVTNSGGRAGAEIAQLYVRDLVGSVTRPIKELRGFERVELAPGASRDVTFTITPADLAFYTAQGRWEAEPGQFTVFVGGNSRDVKQASFALR; encoded by the coding sequence ATGAACAGCCCGAAGAGACTCGTCGCCGCAGCGCTCCTGGCGCTGGCGATCGCGCCGTCCGGCGCGTTCGCACAGACGCTCGTCGATCCCCGGACGGAGAAGAAGATCGACGCGCTCCTCGCCCAGATGACGCTCGACGAGAAGGTTGGGCAGCTCAACCAGTACAGCAATCCCTTCGACCTCACCGGGCCGCCGCCCAGCGCCGGCGGGCAGAAGCTGGCCTACGAGCAGATCCGGAAGGGGCTGGTCGGCTCGATGCTGAACGTCAACGGTGCCGAGGCGACGCGCAAGGCCCAGCAACTGGCCGTCGAGAACAGCCGGCTGAAGATCCCGATGATCTTCGGGTACGACGTCATCCATGGCTACAAGACCATCTTCCCGGTCCCGCTCGGCGAGGCTGCGAGCTGGGATCCTGCCGCCGTTGAGCACTCTGCCCGCGTGGCGGCAACCGAAGCGGCGGCGGCGGGCCAGCACTGGACGTTCGCGCCGATGGTCGACATCGCGCGCGACGGGCGCTGGGGCCGGATCATGGAGGGCTCCGGCGAGGACGCCTTTCTCGGCGCGCGGATGGCAGCGGCTCGTGTGCGGGGGTTTCAGGGCACGGACCTGGCTGCGCTCGACACGATCGCGGCCTGCGCCAAGCACTACGCCGCATACGGCTTCGCCGAGGCCGGACGCGACTACAACACGGTCGACATCTCCGAGCAGACGCTGCGCAACGTCGTGCTGGTGCCGTTCAAGGCGGCCGCGGACGCCGGTGCCGCCACCTTCATGAACTCGTTCAACGAGATCGGCGGCATCCCGTCGACCGGCAACGTGCACCTGCAGCGCGACATCCTGAAGGGCGAGTGGGGCTTCAAGGGCTTCGTGGTCTCCGACTGGGGCTCGATCCGCGAGATGATCCCGCACGGCTTCTCCGCGGACCTCGCGCAGGCCGCCCGCCAGGCGATCACGGCGGGCAGCGACATGGACATGGAGTCGCGCGCCTACATCGGTCACCTGTCGGACCTCGTCAAGACCGGCAAGGTCGATGTGAAGCTCGTGGACGACGCGGTGCGGCGCGTCCTGCGGGTGAAGTTCGCCCTCGGTCTGTTCGACGATCCCTACCGCTACTCCGATGCACACCGCGAGAAGGCCGCGACGCTCACGTCGGCCAACCTCGCGGCGGCGCGCGACATGGCGCGCAGGTCGATTGTGCTGCTGAAGAACGACGGTGGGCTGCTCCCGCTCGCGAAGGGTATCCCGTCGATCGCGGTGATCGGACCCCTGGCCAACGACAAGGACTCGCCGCTCGGCAACTGGCGCGGACAGGGCGTCGCCAACTCGGCGGTCTCGTTGCTCGAGGGCGTCAAGGCCGCGGTTGGCCCGGACACCAAGGTGCTCTACGCGGAGGGCGCCAGGCTCATCACCGGCGCGCGCACCTTCCAGGCGCCTCCCGTGTACAACACGACCGACCGGTCTGGCTTCCCCGCAGCGGTCGAAGCGGCGCGGTCGGCAGACGTCGTGCTGCTCGCGATCGGCGAGGACGCGTTTCAGTCCGGCGAAGGCCGCAGCCAGGCCGACATCGGCCTCAAGGGGCTGCAGGACGAACTGCTGCGCGCCGTGGTCGAGGCCAACAAGAAGGTCGTCGTGGTGCTGATGAGCGGCCGGCCGCTGACGATCGGTCCCGTCGCGGACGCCGTTCCCGCGCTGCTCGAGACCTGGCTCTTGGGATCGGAGTCCGGGCACGCGATCGCCGACGTCCTGTTCGGCGGCTATAACCCGACCGGCAAGCTGCCAGTGTCGTTCCCGCGCCTGGTCGGCCAGGAGCCGCTCTACTACGGCCAGAAGAACACCGGCCGGCCTGGCCCCGAGGCGGGCGTCACCTGGTCACACTACACGGACGTTCCGAATGAGCCTCTGTACCCGTTCGGCTTCGGTCTCAGCTACACGACGTTCACATATGGAGACCCGAGGCTGAGCGCGACCGAGATCGGCCGCGACGGCCGGCTGCAGATCACCGTCGCCGTGACGAATTCCGGCGGGCGAGCGGGCGCCGAGATCGCGCAGCTTTACGTGCGCGACCTCGTCGGCAGCGTCACCCGGCCGATCAAGGAACTGAGAGGCTTCGAGCGGGTCGAACTGGCTCCCGGCGCGTCGCGCGACGTGACGTTCACGATCACGCCGGCCGACCTCGCGTTCTACACCGCGCAGGGCCGATGGGAGGCCGAGCCGGGACAGTTCACGGTCTTCGTTGGCGGCAACTCGCGCGACGTGAAACAGGCGTCGTTCGCGCTGCGCTGA
- a CDS encoding trypsin-like serine protease encodes MSIRVKGASAVAGLLVMWVFLTGCGQTSSSPTAPSGSTPPTATNACGAVGGSAVSALAILNGTDCTASASPAVLVTLRDSRNVPIATCSGTIIAPRAVLTAAHCLAGASAVTIYVGSGDPVAATSFQASPGYKGTSDSSSLDVGVVLFGQDLAPTPIPILVGRDAKVGELAVIAGWGQNEHDAKGSLRAGTTNISSVGPITLQALYSPSSGGSGTCFGDSGGPILLSEGGTWSLAGVTSSFTGNSCATGTNSFTSVRNPDVSSFILSLVPNTARK; translated from the coding sequence GTGAGTATCCGGGTGAAGGGCGCGAGCGCGGTGGCGGGGCTGCTCGTGATGTGGGTGTTCCTGACAGGCTGCGGCCAGACGAGCAGTTCCCCCACGGCTCCGTCCGGTTCCACGCCGCCGACTGCCACGAACGCCTGCGGCGCCGTTGGCGGTTCGGCCGTGTCGGCGCTCGCCATCCTGAACGGCACGGACTGCACGGCGAGTGCGTCGCCCGCCGTTCTCGTCACCCTGCGCGACAGCCGGAACGTGCCGATCGCCACGTGCTCGGGGACGATCATCGCGCCGCGCGCCGTGCTCACGGCGGCCCACTGCCTGGCTGGAGCTTCAGCCGTCACTATCTACGTGGGAAGCGGGGATCCCGTGGCGGCCACGTCGTTCCAGGCGTCACCCGGGTACAAGGGCACCAGCGACTCGTCGTCGCTCGACGTCGGAGTCGTGCTCTTTGGGCAAGACCTCGCGCCGACACCCATTCCGATTCTGGTCGGCCGCGACGCGAAGGTCGGCGAACTGGCCGTGATTGCCGGCTGGGGACAGAACGAGCACGATGCGAAAGGGTCGTTGCGGGCGGGCACGACGAACATCAGCAGCGTCGGGCCGATCACCCTCCAGGCGCTCTACTCGCCCAGTTCCGGCGGAAGCGGCACATGCTTCGGCGATTCGGGCGGACCGATCCTGTTGTCGGAAGGAGGGACATGGTCTCTCGCCGGCGTGACATCGTCGTTCACCGGGAACTCGTGCGCGACAGGAACGAACTCCTTCACCAGCGTGCGAAATCCGGACGTCTCGTCGTTCATCCTGAGTCTGGTTCCGAACACCGCACGCAAGTGA
- a CDS encoding DSD1 family PLP-dependent enzyme: MNIDAPLPAPAEPGANLADVDTPALLLNLDAFERNLDTMDATLAGRPVRIRPHAKSHKCPEIARRQIARGAAGVCCQKVSEAEALVRGGIEDVVVVNEVVGALKLGRLARLARDARIGVAVDDAGNIEDIERAAHAAGVTLDVFVEVEVGLNRCGVEPGPPVLALARRVAEQRHLRFAGLQAYHGRAQHVRSFDERRVAAAAAAGKVRLTLDMLEADGLQAKTVTGGGTGTFQFDASSGVYNEVQPGSYVFMDADYAQNLDGEGRPVRSFEHSLFVLTTVMSHPIPERAAVDAGLKAHSVDSGMPLVVGVPGARYTRASDEHGILELAGPGTLVLGQKLRLIPGHCDPTVNLHDWLVCYRGDRVEAVWRVAARGAFY; encoded by the coding sequence ATGAACATCGACGCACCGCTTCCCGCACCCGCCGAACCAGGCGCGAACCTGGCGGACGTGGACACGCCGGCCTTGCTCCTGAACCTCGATGCGTTCGAGCGCAATCTCGACACGATGGACGCGACATTGGCGGGCCGGCCGGTCCGCATTCGCCCGCACGCGAAATCGCACAAGTGTCCGGAGATTGCGCGGCGACAGATTGCGCGCGGCGCGGCGGGCGTCTGCTGCCAGAAGGTCAGCGAGGCCGAGGCGCTGGTCCGTGGCGGCATCGAGGACGTCGTGGTGGTGAACGAGGTCGTCGGCGCGCTGAAGCTCGGGCGCCTGGCCCGTCTCGCTCGCGACGCCCGAATCGGCGTCGCGGTCGACGACGCCGGCAACATCGAGGACATCGAGCGGGCGGCGCACGCGGCGGGGGTGACGCTGGACGTCTTCGTCGAGGTGGAGGTCGGCCTCAACCGGTGCGGCGTCGAGCCGGGCCCGCCGGTGCTGGCACTGGCGCGCCGGGTGGCAGAACAGCGGCACCTTCGGTTCGCGGGGTTGCAGGCGTATCACGGCCGGGCGCAGCACGTGCGGAGCTTCGACGAGCGCCGCGTGGCGGCGGCCGCCGCGGCCGGAAAGGTGCGGTTGACGCTCGACATGCTCGAAGCGGACGGGCTGCAGGCGAAGACGGTCACCGGCGGTGGCACCGGCACCTTCCAGTTCGACGCGTCGAGCGGCGTCTACAACGAGGTTCAGCCAGGGTCCTACGTGTTCATGGACGCCGACTACGCGCAGAACCTCGATGGCGAGGGGCGGCCCGTTCGGTCGTTCGAACACAGTCTCTTCGTTCTCACGACCGTGATGAGCCACCCGATCCCTGAACGCGCGGCGGTGGACGCCGGACTGAAGGCGCACAGCGTCGATTCAGGAATGCCTCTCGTGGTTGGGGTGCCCGGCGCTCGATACACGCGAGCCTCGGACGAACACGGCATTCTGGAACTCGCCGGGCCCGGGACGCTCGTCCTCGGACAGAAACTCAGACTGATTCCCGGCCACTGCGATCCGACGGTGAACCTCCACGACTGGCTGGTCTGCTACCGTGGCGACCGGGTCGAGGCGGTCTGGCGGGTGGCCGCCCGCGGCGCGTTCTACTGA